Part of the Triticum urartu cultivar G1812 chromosome 2, Tu2.1, whole genome shotgun sequence genome, actattttagtgatctaaacgctcttatagttctttatggagggagtatttttttTAACAGTGAAGAGTTTTGTCGAACTTTAGTAAGTAAAATTCACTTTGAAAAACTCTGAATGGTGGCTAGGATCATCAGGGGGTGGGTGGATGTTTTTGCTGCTTTTCTGTAAGCTCAAGGTGCAGAATGGTGGCGTTGAAATTTTTtttgggggagggggggggggggggggggtcttttgGTTCTACATACATAGCCCTGTTCTTTGGCACTTTTTATTTCTGAACTCAACTTCCGTTAGCACTGCTGAAGTCTCATGATGTTCGTGACCCTAGAATTATTTCGGTAGCTGATAATTTTGAGGGTATTTGAATATTTGATGATGCTAAGCTGCAAGATTGGGCTCTATGCTACATGGCCCCTTGCGAATTCTTTGATTGAAGACTGTCTTCCTCTGCTTCGACTTTACTTTACTTCTTCCTCTCTTGTCAGCAACTGATGTGCTTCTATTCATGGTGGCTGCTGTGTTTCTGAATGCAAACCTGTCGAGATATTTATGCAAAAACCAAAGACATTGTTTGGGTCGTCTCTTAGGGCTAGGCTAGTTTTGCCGTGTTGTTTTGCTTTGCTTTGGGCCAAGCATCCCACATCTTTTTGCTCTGGGCATCATGTCCACTTCTTACGTTCATGACATGTGTTGTATCATGTAGTTCTTTCTTCTTTTATCAATGGAGTGATACTAATGCTTAAATCTTTTAAGTAATATAAAGCGccctttttcgaaaaaaaatcaATGGAGTGATACGCAGACTTTGTGTACTCGTGAAAAGAAATAGAAGACAAAGATTTACTTGAGCATTTGCATTACCTATTTCTGTTATCAGTTTCTTAGCAGTGATGATGGACTACTATTTGACTGATATTCGGGCGCCTTCTTTTTAACAAATCGAAAAAATTCAAACTGTTTCATCCAACTTCTAACTGCTATCTCTTAACTGTCAACGGCGCTTTTCGTTTCGTTTTCACTGAACCATCAGAGAAGTTCACTTGGTGATGATTTGACTGCTTTCATGGAAGCAATTACTATGGCTAGCTACTCCGTTCACCGTACAGCGACGTACGGAATCTTCCCGCCGGCGTCGAGGAAGAAGGCCGCCAGGGCAGCCCACTCGTCCAGGAACCTCTCCTCGACGCCGTCCTTGAGCAGCGCCGGGAAGAAGAGCCAGAACGACGTGCCCGCCACGAACAGCCCCACACCCACCGTCGCCACGGCGCGCggcggcctcctcgccgcccaCCGCCGCGCGCACCACCCCTCGGCGACGCAGCAGGCGCCGTGGAGGGCGAAGAAGGCGGCCATCCCGCCGCCGGGCGGCCACCGCAGGCTGAGGTAGCACACCATGGCCTCGTGCATCGCCCCGGACACCGCAAACGAGGCCAGCACGCCCGCGGCGGGCCCCGCGCAGGCGCGCACGGGGTCGTACACCGACGGCCGGAGGATGGCCGACACCATGAGGTTCCACCGCCGGCCCCAGAAGTCCCGCAGCGAGGAGGCCAGGTACGGCCGGTCGAACTGCGGCTCCGTCTCCATGCCGAgcgcggccgcggcggcggcgacgcagGGGAGGAGCAGGTCCAGGAAGCAGTAGGTGTGGACGCCGTACAGCGCCAGGCGCGCGTAGAGGTGCAGCCGGGCGTTGAGCCGGTAGAGGCCCACGAGGGCGGCCATGACGGCGGCCTTGACCGCGCAGGA contains:
- the LOC125534827 gene encoding probable long-chain-alcohol O-fatty-acyltransferase 5, whose product is MPWHRQVASALAMELLPDSIPAVSVAAAAAALYARAASSLLRPGLPRLAALLPVLALLAAAPLAFASSAIVRGVAAFFLAWLGAFKVALLAAGRGPLDPALPVLPFLFTALLPVKLRRGGDGGSGAKSVSLVSCAVKAAVMAALVGLYRLNARLHLYARLALYGVHTYCFLDLLLPCVAAAAAALGMETEPQFDRPYLASSLRDFWGRRWNLMVSAILRPSVYDPVRACAGPAAGVLASFAVSGAMHEAMVCYLSLRWPPGGGMAAFFALHGACCVAEGWCARRWAARRPPRAVATVGVGLFVAGTSFWLFFPALLKDGVEERFLDEWAALAAFFLDAGGKIPYVAVR